The Desulfitibacter sp. BRH_c19 genomic interval CAGAATACCTAGGATACCTGTAGCGATAAGATAATAGGTCATGGGGATTAATGCCCATCTAATTAATTTACCTTCTACACCAACTAGACCAACTGTAGCACAGGCAGCAACAACATTATGAACACAAATCATATTACCAGCAGCTCCACCAACAGCCTGGAGAGCAACTACCGTTGCACCACTTACACCAATCTCAGTAGCAACACCATGCTGGAATAATGAAAACATCATATTACTAACCGTATTACTTCCAGCAATGAATGCTCCTAAAGCACCGATTACAGCTGCAAGTGCTGGCCAAGCACCTCCTGCAATTGAAGCAACACCTTGGGCTAACTGCATAGGCATACTAAGCAGACCTGCGTCATTCATACCAGAGTTAATAAAGATACGAACCATAGGTACTGCAAAACCTAAAGCAACACTTGCTCCAACCATAGTTTTAAGAGATACGGAAAGTGCTTCTGACATTTCCGACCCCTTCATACCTTGAATAAAGAAAGTAATGGCAATAGCTACAAGAAAAACCGAACCTGGAGAATATAGAATTTGCCAGTTCTGACTAATTCCAGTTCCGAATATATCTCGTACCCAAAAAGTAGTACTTTCTCCAGTCAAGAAGCCTTTAAGCGGCGTCCATATTCTTGTAAGTACAAGCAATACAGCCACTATAATATATGGAACCCATGCTTTGATAAGGGTCATATTGGCTCTTTCTTCCTCTAGCTTCGGCCTTAAAGTACCCATCCAATCAGATTCCCACTCTTTTTCTGGTGGAAAGTCCCATATTTTGCTTGGCATTAAAAAGCCTTTACGGGCAGCAGTAATAACTATTGGTAGAGCTATTAAACCACCTAATAATGATGGAAAGTCTGGTCCTAAGAATACACCTACTAGCATATATGGAATTGTGAAACATAAAGCAGCAAAAATTGCAAATGGAGCAACTTCTAGCCCTTCTTTAAATGATTTGTTTTTGCCAAAGAACCTTGTTAACATCATACAAATTGCTAATGGTATCAATGTTCCAATAATACCATGAAATACTGCAACGTTTGCAGCAACAGAGTAAACATAGTCCAGAAATTGAGGATCAGCTGCACTTGCAACACCAATATAATCATGGACAACAGGGTTATCAAGACCTGTCCTTACACCAACAAGCATTGGAGTACCAACTGCACCAAAGGAAACTGGAGTACTTTGAATTATTAATGATACTAAAACAGCAGCCATTGCCGGAAAACCAACAACCACT includes:
- a CDS encoding lactate permease, with product MAFLAFTPILVVFIFLVFLRWPAKHAMPVAWAYTGIMGLFVWKMDIVDVAASSIQGVIVAITLLYIVFGAILLLNTLTYSGAVTTIRRGFMDITPDRRIQAIIIAFLFGAFIEGASGFGTPAAVAAPLLVVVGFPAMAAVLVSLIIQSTPVSFGAVGTPMLVGVRTGLDNPVVHDYIGVASAADPQFLDYVYSVAANVAVFHGIIGTLIPLAICMMLTRFFGKNKSFKEGLEVAPFAIFAALCFTIPYMLVGVFLGPDFPSLLGGLIALPIVITAARKGFLMPSKIWDFPPEKEWESDWMGTLRPKLEEERANMTLIKAWVPYIIVAVLLVLTRIWTPLKGFLTGESTTFWVRDIFGTGISQNWQILYSPGSVFLVAIAITFFIQGMKGSEMSEALSVSLKTMVGASVALGFAVPMVRIFINSGMNDAGLLSMPMQLAQGVASIAGGAWPALAAVIGALGAFIAGSNTVSNMMFSLFQHGVATEIGVSGATVVALQAVGGAAGNMICVHNVVAACATVGLVGVEGKLIRWALIPMTYYLIATGILGILAIYVLGIGFGF